TTTTGTCTCAACAAAACGCGTACCCGCCACGTCACCGATTTGTTTAGCCCGCCAACTTCTGGTATAACAAGGACAAATCATTGGACGAATTGTTCACGTCTAAAGAGGTGCAATGTGTTCGAAGCAATCTACAAGAGCGTAGTCGAAGGCGACGCGAAGAAATGCGTTGCCGAAATCAAAGCGGCGCTGGATGCCGGGGCAGACCCTGCCAAGGTTCTAAACGAGGGGATGATCGCGGCGATGGCGCAAGTCGGTTGTTACTTTGAGCAGGGCGAGTACTATGTGCCGGAGATGCTCGTCTCGGCGCGCGCCATGCAAGAGGGACTCAAGTTGCTCAAGCCGCGGCTCGTCGAGGCGGATGTCAAGCCGGTCGCCAAGATCGTCATCGGCACCGTCAAAGGCGATCTGCATGACATTGGCAAGAACCTGGTCGCGATGATGCTCGAAGGCGCGGGATTTGAGGTGATTGATCTCGGCGTGGACGTTGCGCCGGATAAATTCGTGAACGCGGTTCGCCAGCATCAACCGCGTTTCATCGGCATGAGCGCGCTGCTCACCACGACGATGCCGATGATGGTGAAGACGGTGGACGCGCTCAAAGCCGCCGGGTTGCGTAACCAGGTTGTCGTGATGATCGGTGGCGCGCCAGTGACGGAACAATTCGCTAAGCAAATCGGCGCTGATCTGTTTGCGCCAGACGCATCCTCGTCC
The sequence above is a segment of the Chloroflexota bacterium genome. Coding sequences within it:
- a CDS encoding corrinoid protein, giving the protein MIDFCLNKTRTRHVTDLFSPPTSGITRTNHWTNCSRLKRCNVFEAIYKSVVEGDAKKCVAEIKAALDAGADPAKVLNEGMIAAMAQVGCYFEQGEYYVPEMLVSARAMQEGLKLLKPRLVEADVKPVAKIVIGTVKGDLHDIGKNLVAMMLEGAGFEVIDLGVDVAPDKFVNAVRQHQPRFIGMSALLTTTMPMMVKTVDALKAAGLRNQVVVMIGGAPVTEQFAKQIGADLFAPDASSSANRAKTMLA